A genomic stretch from Prionailurus bengalensis isolate Pbe53 chromosome E2, Fcat_Pben_1.1_paternal_pri, whole genome shotgun sequence includes:
- the LOC122493763 gene encoding zinc finger protein 660-like, whose protein sequence is MCIGTIFERVSVDKYKHSALENGHLVIEWNSVGERQGHQRSHETHMQIETTAHYKNLTAQNSEGYKTFWKPPLSNTVTSAGQCVSIIKGSNQVVKQTYLQDKNLENLESDLAHAENTSLHHFDNRIALPFQSNISESQRLKKEEKNGKWYPFEGSFPEQSTLQQNHSIFNENRIAHCSESEKILNQDSNVNKYLQTPLPGNHCDCTTCREVFYQSSNLIRQKRIHLGENPSEYTECGKILNQSSNVGDHQRSPVGKNPYTCNELGNVFSQSSRLNINKTIHIGKKVYICKECGKAFNWHSTLIQHQQKHTGERPYKCEECGKTYKYSSSLNKHRIIHTGEKIYKCQECGKVFNWQSGLIGHRKLHAEEKPYQCKECGKAFKRYSSLTVHHRIHTGEKPYQCKECGKVFTHQTSIIRHHRIHTGEKPYHCKECGKAFIQKSTLFVHQRIHTGEKPYQCEKCGKAFTQTSNLMAHHRIHTEEKHYPCKECGKAFI, encoded by the coding sequence ATGTGCATAGGAACTATTTTCGAAAGAGTGTCAGTGGATAAATATAAACATAGTGCCCTTGAGAATGGACACTTAGTGATAGAGTGGAACAGTGTTGGGGAGAGACAAGGGCATCAAAGATCTCATGAAACACATATGCAAATAGAGACAACTGCCCATTATAAGAATCTCACTGCCCAAAACAGTGAAGgatataaaacattttggaaaccCCCCCTCTCTAACACTGTTACTTCTGCAGGGCAGTGTGTTTCTATAATCAAAGGCTCAAATCAAGTGGTCAAACAGACATATTTGCAGGACAAAAATTTGGAGAATCTGGAAAGTGACCTAGCCCATGCTGAAAATACTTCTTTGCACCATTTTGACAATAGGATTGCATTACCCTTTCAGTCAAATATTTCTGAAAGTCAGAgattgaaaaaggaagaaaaaaatggtaagtgGTATCCATTTGAGGGGTCCTTCCCTGAGCAGTCGACCTTACAACAAAACCACAGCATTttcaatgaaaacagaattgCTCATTGCAGTGAATCTGAGAAAATACTGAACCAGGAttcaaatgttaataaatatCTACAGACTCCTTTGCCAGGGAACCATTGTGACTGTACAACATGTAGGGAAGTCTTTTATCAAAGCTCAAACCTTATTAGACAGAAGAGAATACATTTGGGAGAGAATCCTTCTGAATATACCGAGTGTGGGAAAATTCTTAACCAGTCCTCCAATGTTGGTGATCATCAGAGGAGTCCTGTGGGAAAAAACCCCTACACATGCAATGAACTTGGGAACGTGTTTAGTCAGTCATCAAGACTTAATATCAATAAGACAATCCATATTGGGAAGAAAGTTTACATTTGTAAGGAATGTGGCAAAGCCTTCAACTGGCACTCAACACTAATTCAACATCAGCAAAAGCATACTGGAGAGAGACCTTACAAATGTGAAGAATGTGGTAAAACTTATAAGTACAGCTCATCACTAAATAAACATAGGATaatccatactggagagaaaatttacaaatgtcaagaatgtggCAAGGTCTTTAACTGGCAGTCAGGCCTTATTGGACATCGGAAACTTCATGCTGAggagaaaccttaccaatgtaaagaatgtggcaaggcctttaaaAGGTACTCAAGCCTTACTGTACATCAcagaattcacactggagagaaaccttaccagtgtaaagaatgtggcaaggtCTTTACCCACCAGACAAGCATTATCAGACATCACAgaatccatactggagagaaaccttaccattgtaaagaatgtggcaaggcctttatcCAGAAATCAACACTTTTTgtacatcagagaattcatacaggagagaaaccttaccaatgtgAAAAGTGTGGCAAGGCCTTTACCCAGACCTCAAACCTTATGGCACACCACAGAATTCACACTGAAGAGAAACATTACCcatgtaaagaatgtggcaaggcctttattTGA